The Benincasa hispida cultivar B227 chromosome 11, ASM972705v1, whole genome shotgun sequence genome has a segment encoding these proteins:
- the LOC120090602 gene encoding TIR-only protein-like, translated as MNRVVGAGVANITPRQFLAHLGKKEMKSIIVKPCDVFINHRGVDTKKTVAALLYDRLVRVNLRPFLDYKNLKPGEKLFDEIHGAIRQCKVGVAVFSPRYCESYFCLHELAMIMESNKKVIPIYCDIKASQLRIEDNHDYEIDELKRFNWALEEAKRFDGLKFNSSKE; from the exons ATGAATCGTGTGGTGGGCGCCGGTGTCGCAAACATTACGCCGAGGCAGTTTCTAGCTCATCTTGggaagaaggagatgaagagTATTATTGTGAAGCCTTGTGATGTGTTCATAAACCATAGAGGTGTCGACACGAAGAAGACGGTGGCCGCGTTGCTGTACGATCGGCTGGTTCGGGTGAACCTGCGGCCGTTTCTGGACTACAAGAATTTGAAGCCTGGAGAGAAGCTGTTTGATGAAATTCATGGCGCCATCAGACAGTGTAAAGTTGGTGTTGCTGTGTTTTCTCCTCGTTATTGTGAGTCTTATTTTTGCCTTCATGAGTTGGCTATGATCATGGAGTCCAACAAGAAG GTCATTCCCATCTATTGCGATATAAAAGCATCTCAACTTCGCATAGAGGATAATCatgattatgaaattgatgAGCTGAAGAGGTTCAATTGGGCTCTCGAAGAAGCTAAACGGTTTGACGGACTCAAATTTAATTCCTCAAAAGAGTAa